The segment CACGGGCCGTGGCCGAGATCGCAAAAACCCCGTAGACCGCAATCAGCAGCCTCCCAGGGCCGGTGTTGCGGGTGTCCCGGTTCTTCTTCTGGGTGGTTTCAACAGTCACTTCGTGTGCTTCTTCCAATGTCAGTACCAGATCTGGTTCATGCGGGCCGCCATGACCAATGCGGTGACGCCCACGGCGCCCATGACGAAATTACTCCAACGGGTCCGTTCCAGGATGGACCAGTACACGGCAACCACGGGAAGCATGAGGGCCGTGATGATGTAGCCCCAGAACTCCCATGGCTCCCCCGCGATCTTTTCACCCATCGCCACGCGGATGATCGATCCCACGAGATAGACCAGCAGGACGAGTTCGACGGCGGCGACGGACAGGATGGTGACGTCATTCGGGGCCTTCTTCATGATGCCCGCCACGACGCAGATGATGCTCGACAGCAGGCCGACGATCAGGACTGCGTAAAAGTATCCGTCCATGGCTACTGCGCCCGCTTTTCGCTGTCGGGGGCGAATACGAGGACGGGCTTGGCGAAACTTCCCGCATCGGCCAGCAACGCCACCAGCTCCCCTGCCGGTGAGAACGCGGCAGCCGGGTTCTCGGCGGTGGCTGCCTCAGCCGTGCCGGTAGCGGGCCCCGCGGCGATCCTGCGGCCAAAGGAGATCTCGGTGGTTTCCGCGTCGCTCAGCTCCCGATTGGGCATGAGCGCCCGGGCCGCGGCGGACATGTCGAGGACTTCCAGTTCCTCGGCAAGCTGTTCAAGGGTCCTGGCCTGTTCAAGGGAGTATGGCCCCACCCGGGTGCGGCGCAGCGCCGTGAGATGGCCGCCGACGCCGAGTGCCTCGCCCAGGTCGCGCGCCAGGGCGCGGATGTAGGTGCCGGAGGAGCACTCAACCGTGACGTCGACGTCAACGACCCTGCCGCCGTCGACCCCGCGGATGGCGTGGATCTCGAACCGGTGGATCGTCACCGGGCGGGCGGCGAGTTTGACTTCTTCCCCCGAGCGGACGCGGGCATAAGACCGTTCGCCGTTGACTTTGATGGCGCTGACGCTGCTGGGAACCTGTTGGATCTCGCCGCTGAGCTGCGCGACGCCGGCACGAATGGCTTCGTCCGTGACTGCGCTGGCATTGCGGCTCTCCGTGATGTCGCCTTCGGCATCGTCGGTGATGGTGGATTCGCCGAGCCGGATGGTGGCGGAGTAAGTCTTGGAGGTGCCAACGATGTACGTCAATAGCCGCGTGGCTTTGTTGATGCCGAGAACGAGCACCCCTGTGGCCATGGGGTCCAGGGTCCCTGCATGGCCCACTTTCCGGGTACCGGCGAGTCGCCGCATCCGACCAACCACATCGTGGCTGGTCCATCCTTGCGGCTTATCAACGATTACCAGTCCAGAAAGCACGCCTCCCAGTATATCCGCGCGGGGGCATGCTTCCTGCGGCCGCCGGCTCCCCTGGACGCATGGGAGCCACGGCTAAGATGGCTCCCATGCCTGAGCTTGCCGCACACATCCGCGCAGTGCCCGTGAACCAGATCCGGGAGATCACCGAGGCCGCTTGGGGGACTCCCGGGGCGATCATCCTCAGTATCGGCGAGCCCGGCTTTGCGCTGCCCCGGCACATCCTGGAGGCGGGGATCGCCTGCTTGGACAGGGACGAGACGAACTACACTCCCAACGCCGGAATCCCGGCCCTGCGGGAAGCATTTGCCGAGCGTTTCCGGGCCCACAACCAGGTGGACATCGGCGCAGAGCGCGTGTACGTCGTCGACGGGGCCCAGCAGGGGCTGCACTTCGCCATGAGCCTGCTTCTCTCCCCTGGCGACGAGATCCTGATCCCCAACCCGGGCTACCCCACTTTTGCGATGACCAGCCACTTGCTCCAGGCCGTCCCTGTACGGTATCCGCTCTATCCCGAGCACGAGTTCCAGCCCCGTATCGAGGACATTGAGGTCCTGGTCACTCCGCGCACCAAGGTGTTGGTCCTGAATTCGCCGTCCAATCCCCTGGGCGCGGTGATCGGCGAGGAAGCCACGCGCCAGCTCGTGGAACTGGCGGTCAAGCATGATCTGTGGATCATCTCGGATGAATGCTACGAAGCCTTCACCTTCGATGTTCCGCACACGAGTCCTGCCCGTTTCGACAGCACTGTTCCCGGGGAAGCCCGGGTCTTCACGTCCCTGACCCTGTCCAAGACCTACGGACTCACGGGACTGCGGATCGGGGCCCTCATTTGTCCGCCGGGCCTGGAGCGGAAGATGAACAATGTCATGGAGGCAATCGTCTCCTGCGTGGCTTCGCCTTCCCAGTACGCCGCCGTCGCAGCCCTGACGGGCCCGCAGGACTATGTGGACACGGCACGGAAGCACTACCGCTCCAATCGTGACGCAGCCTCAGCGGTGCTGGCAAAGAAGGGCATTCCCTTCCTGGGTGCCCAGGGGGCCTTCTATTTATGGGCGGACGTCTCGCATGTTAGCGGCGGCAACGTCCGCGCCTGGGTGCGCCGCTTCCTCGCGGAATCGGGAGTGGCTGTGGCACCGGGAACCGCGTTCGGTTCCATCGGCGAGGGCTGGATCAGAATCGCGCTATGCGGGGATCACCAGCAGCTGCTCGACGGCGTCGGGCGGCTTCCCGAGCGTCCTTGAGGCGGCAGGCTTGGCTCGCCGCGGCCCGGTTCAATAAGCTGTCCGATTCTTGTTTTCCCGCCACGCGTCGAAGGGAGCTTCCGACGCCGCAACTTTGGTGTGCTGAATAGGCAGCAGTTCAGGCCGGGTGCCGTCGAAATATTCGTAGAACACGGCGTCGTCGAAACCGGCAGCCGCAGCGCCGCGCCGGTCCGCGGCAAAGTAGACGCGGCTTATTCGTCCCCACAAAGCTGCTGAGAGGCACAAAGGGCATGGTTCGCAGCTCGCGTACAGCACCGACCCGCTGAGATCGAAGCTTTTCAGTTCCCACGCCGCCCGCCGGATCGCGACCACTTCGGCGTGGGCCGTGGGGTCGTTGTCGCGGGTCACCCGGTTGACGCCGTCATGGAGCCGCCCGTCCGGCGTGACCACGACTGCACCGAACGGACCGCCGCCGTCGGCCACGTTTTGCACCGCGAGCCGCACGGCGTGTTCAAGGTAAGCTTCAGGACTCTGAGCTGGATCGGGCGCCACCATGCTCCGATCTTAGCGACGGCGTGCCACTTTGAGGCGGCTTTCATTATTAAACGGGGAAGACCGGATCAGGCAGTCTTCAGACTTGCGGATCCGGCCCTTCCCAGGATTGGGCGGCTTATTTGCCGCCGTCTTCGTCGATGTCTTCATCGGCGCGGAGGTCGATGTCTTCTTCGTCAAAATCGTCTTCGTCGATGTCCGCATCCTGCGTGGCATCGCTCTTGTAGGGATCTGCATCGCCTGCGTGCTTGGCGCCGGCGGCCAGTGCGGCCACCTCGGCGTCGCGCTCCTTGGCCGTGCGCAACAACGCCTCAAGGTTCGACGCATTGACCGGAATGAGGTCCGCGACGAACTCCAAGGTAGGAGTCAGGCGCACAGTGATATTGCGGCCCACCTCTTGGCGGAGGACCCCTTTCGCCTTCTCCAAAGCCCTGGCGGCGTCCGCCTGGGCAATCTCGTCACCGAAGACGGTGTAGTACACGGTGGCGTGCTGAAGATCGTTGGTGACGCGGGCATCGGTAATAGTGATGCCCTCAACCCGGGGATCCTTGATCCGCCGGCCTAGTGCTTCAGCAACAACAACCTTAATCCGCTGCGCCAACTTGGCAGCGCGTGCCGGATCAGCCATTTCAACTCCTAAAATTTTGCGTACGACGGCGCGTTGGCGGCTTACGTACTTAAGTTCGGTATGGTGCGACGCGCCCAAGGCAAGTCACCGACGGACCGCGAGGTCCCCACGGAGGCCCGTGGAGCCGATATGGGGGCCCGGGGGTGGCATCTAAGGTGGCAGCCGAGGGACCCGATGCGAGCTTGCGAGCATTGGGAAGGCTGCCACCGCTGCCGAAGCTGGGCGGCAAGGATCGCAGGTCCTTTGCCGCCAGCGTAGGGGCGGGGCCCCATGTCGGCGGAACGGGCCGGGGCCGCCAGGAAACCCGACGACCCCGCCCAAAACGGACACCTTAGACGCGCGGCTTTTCGCGCATCTCGAAGGTCTCGATGATGTCACCTTCGTTGATGTCGTTGTACGAGCCAAGACCGATACCACACTCGAAGTCCGTGCGGACCTCGGTGGCGTCGTCCTTGAAGCGCTTGAGCGTCTCAACGGTCAGGTTGTCGCCGATGATCTTGCCATCGCGGCTGACGCGTGCCTTCGTGTTTCGGCGGATGATGCCCGAGCGGACGATGGAACCGGCGATGTTTCCGAACTTGGAAGAACGGAAGACTTCGCGGACCTCGGCGGTACCGAGCTGGACTTCCTCGTACTCCGGCTTGAGCATGCCCTTGAGGGCCAGCTCGATGTCATCAATTGCCGAGTAGATGACGGAGTAGAAGCGCATGTCCACGCCTTCACGATCGGCCAGGTCGGCCACGCGCTCGGCGGGCTTGACGTTGAAGCCGATGATGATGGCGTTGTCCACCGTGGCGAGGTTGACGTCGTTCTGCGTGATGGCACCCACACCGCGGTGGATGACGCGCAACTGAACGTCGGTGCCGACGTCGATCTTGAGCAAGGCGTCTTCGAGGGCTTCGACGGCACCGGAAACGTCACCCTTGAGGATGAGGTTGAGGGTGTCGATCTTGCCGTCGGCCACTGCCTTGTCGAAGTCCTCGAGGCTGATGCGCTTGCGGCGCTTGGCCAGTGCCGCGTTGCGATCGGCTGCTTCGCGCTTTTCAGCGATCTGGCGGGCCGTACGCTCGTCGGAGGTCACCAGGAAGGTGTCACCGGCGCGCGGCACGTTGGACAGGCCCAGGACCTGGACCGGACGTGACGGAAGCGCGATGTCGAGGGCGTTGCCGTCTTCATCGAACATGGCACGGACGCGGCCGTGGGCTGTACCGGCCACGATCGTGTCACCGACGGCCAAGGTACCGGACTGGACCAGGACGGTAGCCACGGCTCCGCGGCCCTTGTCAAGGTTCGCTTCGATGGCGATGCCTCGAGCGTCCTTGTCCGGGTTGGCGCGCAGGTCCAGGGCGGCATCTGCGGTCAGCAGGACGGCGTCGATCAGTTCGTCGATGTTGATGTTCTGGCGGGCAGAAACCTCAACGAACATGGTGTCTCCACCGTATTCTTCGGGAACCAGGCCGTACTCGGTGAGCTGGCCCTTGACCTTGTCCGGGTTCGCGCCGTCCTTGTCGATCTTGTTGACCGCGACGACGATCGGCACGTTGGCCGCCTGTGCGTGGTTGAGTGCTTCCACCGTCTGCGGCATGACGCCGTCGTCGGCTGCGACAACCAGGATGGCGATGTCGGTGACCTTGGCACCACGGGCACGCATGGCGGTGAACGCCTCGTGACCGGGAGTGTCAATGAAGGTGATGTCGCGCGGAGTGCCTTCGTGGATGTGGCTGATCTGGTAGGCGCCGATGTGCTGCGTGATGCCGCCGTGTTCGCCGGCAACCACGTTGGTCTTCCGAATCGCGTCGAGCAGTCGGGTCTTACCGTGGTCAACGTGACCCATGACGGTGACCACCGGGGGACGCGCTTCGAGGACGTCGTCGCCTTCGGCTTCCAGTTCGGCATCGAGGTCGATGTCGAAGGAGTCGAGGAGCTCGCGCTCTTCGTCTTCCGGAGAGACAACCTGGACCTTGTAGCCGAGTTCGGCGCCGAGCAGGCCGAAGGTGTCTTCGTCCAGAGACTGGGTAGCCGTTGCCATTTCACCAAGGTGGAAGAGCACGGTCACCAGCGCTGCGGGGTTCGCCTCGATCTTGTCGGCGAAGTCCGTGATGGACGAGCCACGACGGAGCCGGACCACGGTGTTGCCGTCGCCGCGGGGTACGGATACGCCGCCCAGCGACGGAGCACTCATCTGCTCCAGTTCCTGACGCTTTGCACGCTTCGACTTGCGCTGCTTGCCGCGTCCTGCGCCACCCTTGCCGAAAGCACCCTGGGTGCCGCCGCGTCCACGGCCGCCCTTGCCGAAGCCACCGCCGGCGGGAGCTCCGCCGCCGGTGCCTGCGCCAGGAGCGCCACCCGGACGGCCGGGGCCGCCGCCACCGGGACGGCCTGCGCCACCCGGACGGCCTGCGCCACCGGGAGCGGGACGCTCGGTGCGGTTGGGCATCATGCCCGGGCTGGGACGGTTGCCTGCGGGACCACCTGCGGGCCGCGGAGCGCCCGGGCGGGGGGCACCGGGGCGGGGTGCACCCGGACGCGGTCCACCGGAACCGGCTGCGGGACGGGGACCGCCTGCACCGGCTGCGGGACGGGGACCGCCTGCACCGGCCGCGGGACGCGGACCTCCGGGACGTTCGCCGTCAGTGCGGCCACCGCTGCGGGGCATGCCCTGCGAGGTCGCAAAGGGGTTGTTGCCCGGGCGGGGAGGACGCTCGCCGTCGCCACGGCCGCGGGGCATGCCCTGCGAGGTCGCGAACGGGTTGTTGCCCGGACGCGGGCCGCCGGCGCGCGGAGCCTGGCTGCCCGGACGTGCGGGGGCAGGGGCTTCGGCCTTGGGGGCCGGACGGGCGCCCGGCTTGGCGGAAAAAGGACTTGCCGTTGCTGCCGGAGCCACAGGAGCTGCCGGGGCGGGGGCCTCAGCCTTGGGGGCGGGGACCGGAGCCTTGGGTGCTGCTGGTGCAGCAGGCCGGGATGCTGCGGGTGCAGCAGGGGCGGCAGCGCGGGGTGCTGCGGGTGCAGCAGGGGCGGCAGCGCGGGGTGCTGCCGGGGCAGCCGCCTTTGCGGCGCCGGCACCCGGGTAGGCGTCGCGAAGCTTCTTCACGACGGGGGCCTCAATTGTTGAAGAGGCGGAGCGAACGAATTCGCCCAATTCCTGCAGTTTTGTCACTGCATCTTTGGAAGTAATACCGAGCTCTTTAGCGAGCTCATGTACGCGGACCTTGGCCACATTTCTCCTGTCTCGGTCCGCACCGAGCCAGGCACGAACCGTCTACTTCTTACTGCGGGCCCCCGCCACGAATGCAGCGGAAAGACCCTGTGCAAAGCGCAACAAAGTTGTCATCGTTGCGCACTCATCGCTGGGAACTCATCGGGTTTCCATCAGTTTTCTAACCCGCTTTCAGATTTGGACGGTTTTCCTGCTTCCACGTGGTGGGTGTCGGCAGGGGGTATGACTGTCGCCAGGTAACGTTCGACGGCGGTGGCTTCGCTTGCGCCCGCGAGGGCCCTTGCGAAAGCACGCCGTTTGCTTGCCAGCGTCAGGCATGAGCTGCTGGGGTGCAGCCACGCACCCCGGCCAGCCATCCGGCGTCGTTCATCCACTAAGACGACGGGTGACCCGCCGCCTTCGGCGACAAGCCGGATCAACTCGCTCCGCTTGCCTTGTTTCCGGCATCCGATACAGGTGCGCACAGGCTGGCGCCTGGTCTGAAGCAGCTCAGTCACTGGGTGTATCAACCTGCCTCAGTGCCTTTACCTGTCTCTGCGATTCTGCTTTCATTGGCGGCCGCCCTTGACTCGTGGAGATTGTTGCCCCTACAAATCACGAGCACGCCAAAGCGCACGGATACCGGACATAGGCCCGGTTCCATCCATTCTAAGCCCCAGCAGGCCCGGCCACCGAATCCGCATGATATGGGGATCCGGGGCGGGGCTATCCGGGGCTATGTCGCGCTGGAAGGATCTAGTTGCCCTTGGCTGGAGTGGCGTCGGAGACGATGTCGATGCGCCAACCGGTCAGCTTGGCCGCAAGGCGGGCGTTCTGGCCTTCTTTGCCGATAGCAAGGGACAGTTGATAGTCGGGAACAACCACCCGGGCAGAGCGGGTGGCCTCATCGGTGATAGTGACGGAATTCACGCGAGATGGGGAAAGCGAGTTGGCGATGAATGTCGCTGGATCCTCGCTGAAATCGACAATGTCGATTTTCTCGTCGTTGAGTTCGGTCATGACGGCGCGCACGCGCGAGCCCATCTCGCCAATGCAAGCGCCCTTGGCGTTAATCCCGGGAGTATTGGCTTTGACGGCCATTTTGGTCCGGTGCCCAGCCTCGCGTGCCAGCGCCACGATCTCGACCGATCGGTCCGCGATCTCCGGAACCTCCAGTTCGAAGAGCTTCCGGACGAGGCCCGGATGTGAACGCGACAAGGTGATGGACGGTCCTTTGGTCCCGCGGTGGACGTCCACTACAAAGGCGCGCAGGCGATTGCCGTGTGTGTACTTCTCCCCCGGCACCTGCTCAGGAGGCGGCAGCAGGGCTTCCACGGACCCAAGATTCACTTGGATCATGTGGGGGTTGTTGCCCTGTTGGATCAAGCCCGCAACGAGTTCGCCCTCACGGCCCTTGAATTCGCCGAGGACGTTGTCGTCCTCAACGTCGCGCAAGCGCTGCAGGATGATCTGCCGCGCAGTGCTCGCCGCAATGCGGCCGAACCCGGCAGGGGTGTCCTCGAACTCGCCGATGGCTTCGCCGTCGTCGTCGATTTCCGTCGCCCAAATTGTCACGTGTCCGCTCTTGCGGTCAAGCTCCGCGCGGGCCTTCTCGAAAGCGCCCGGCGTCTTGTGGTAAGCCACCAGGAGCGCCTGCTCGATGGTGGGGATCAGGAGGTCCAGCGGGATTTCACGCTCACGCTCCAGGAGTCTCAGCGCACTCATGTCAATATCCATTAGGCCTCCTCGGAAGGTCCGTTGTACTCGTCTTCCAGCACGGCCTCGTGGAGGTGGCTGAACTCTATCTCGACTTTTCCTTGGCGGATCCTGTCGAAAGGAATCTTCACGGGGTCGCCCTGCTTGGGCTTCATCCCCTTCTTGACCTCTTGCTCGGGAACCAGAGTGACGCCGTCGTCGTCGACCGACTGGATTCGGCCCGTCAGGTTCTCGCCCTGGATGACGTTGACCTTGACCATGCGTCCGCGGGCCCGGTGCCAGTGCCGCGGCTCCGTCAGGGGCCGGCCGACGCCGGGCGAAGAGACCTCGAGATCGTACGGACGGCCGTCGGTGCGGGGATCGTTGTCCAGGATGTCCGAGAGCGCCCGGGAGATCTCGGCGATGACGTCCAGGCTGACGCCGCCGGTTTCCTCCTGGGGCAGGTCGATGACCACGTGGACTACCCGGTGCGAGCCTGCAACCTGGATGGCAACATCCTCAAGGTAGAGCCGGTTTGCCATTACGGCAGGCTCCAGAAGGGCCTTTAGCCTGCTCTCCTCGGGGTTGCGGACCTCGCGTTGTGCTGGATGGCTCGGATCCGTTCCAGCCTGGTCTGTTGAAGTCGTGGCTTCCGAATGACTCATTTGGCCAGCCGCCTCCCGATAGATGATGTTGTGACTACTAGCTTAACGATAATTACGGCGGCGTGGTGCACGGGGTGGCCCGAGAAGCGACGCAAGTTGTCACTGAGCGTGACACCATGGTCTGTTGTGAACCACAAGACTGCCGAGAAACCACGAAGCCATGGCTGGATGAGAGCCCTCCTCGTGGCTTTGCTTGCAGTTCTCGTGGTGGGAGTGGGCACCGTACTTGTCCCGCGGGACGCGGGAAAACCGCAAGCGGTGCCGTTTTCCGACACTGCCCGCGCGGAGGCCCTCTCTGCGAGCGAAACTCTTTTGGGTAGCGCATTGCTCCTGGAGGGCACGACGCCGGGCGGCGCCACAGCCGGGGAAACTTCCGCTGGCAACGACGTCGCGGACACTGTGATGTTGCTGACAAGTCAGGCGGAAGCGCTCCTGCCGCCTTCGAGCTCCTCGACATCGAGTGCCCCCTCCACGGCTTCCCCGAGCCCCGCCTCCAAGCAAGACCGCCCCACAACACGGGCCACTCTCGTCTCCTCGCTCTCCTCCAGTGCCTTCAGGCGATTGGCAGACGCCGCGAACGCCGACGGCGGCCTGGCACGGCTGCTTGCCGCCGTCGGGACCTCTCAACTGCTTGAGTCATCAAGGCTCGCCACGGCCTGGGGTCTGCCGGTACCGGAAACTACGGTCGTGACGACCACCGCCCCGACGGCGCCGACGAGTTGCCCCGCATTGCCTGGAGCGTCAGCCACGGCTTCCCCTCCTGATTCCACGCGAGCCGACCTCGCCGGAGCCCTCGCCGCCGTCGTCAGCTCCGAACAGGAAGCGATCTATGCGTACCAGGTGGCCCTCACAAAGCTGGATACGAAGGAATCCGCAACCGCCGCCACCTGGCTGGACCGCCACCAGGAGCTGCTCCGGGGAGCGGAAGCTCAAGGTCGCCTGCACTGTATTGCCACGCCTCCGCGGGAAGCTGGCTACCGCCTGCCTGATAGTTTCGCCGCCAAACCCGGAGCAGCACTGGGAAGCATGGAGGCCAGCTCGCTGACTGCCTACGCCGATCTCGTGGCGCTATCAGAGGGCCAGACCCGCCAGTGGGCCATCAATGGTCTCGTCGACGCCGCCAAACGCAGCCAAGCCTGGGGAACGCCGGTTGGCCCCTTCCCCGGACTTTTGATCGACAAGGCCTCCTTGCCGTCGCTCGCGTCCCCCACACGTTCTCCATAGGAAAGCCTTTCTTTGCTAGCGGCGGCCGTTCCCGAGTGATTGGGTTGTACCATGGCTTCCATTGAAACTGCAGCACTGCATGAGAACGAACCACACGCCAATGACCTGGCCCACCGGCTCAATTGGCTTCGAGCCGGCGTCCTAGGCGCCAATGACGGCATAGTTTCCGTTGCCGCCATCGTGGTCGGCGTTGCCGGAGCCACCACGAACTCAGGCGCCGTCCTCGCTGCCGGCGCGGCCGGACTCGTGGGTGGCGCCGTGTCTATGGCATTGGGCGAATACGTATCCGTCAGCAGCCAAAGCGACAGCCAGAAGGCACTCATCGAGAAAGAGCGCCGCGAGCTGGCCGAGCAGCCCGAAGAGGAACTGGCCGAACTCACCGCGATCTACGAATCCAAAGGCCTGCGGCCTGAAACCGCACGGAAAGTGGCCGTGGAATTGACGGAGCACGACGCTTTGGCCGCCCACCTTTCCGCTGAATTGAACATCAACGAAGACGACATCGTCAGCCCGTGGCATGCCGCCTTCGCCTCGGCCGTTGCGTTCATTCTGGGCGCTGTGCTGCCCTTGCTCGCGATCTTGCTTCCGCCCCCCGGTCTGCGCGTGCCGCTCACCTTCATTTCCGTGCTGCTCGCGCTGGCAATCACCGGCGCCCTTGGGGCATGGATCGGCGGTAGCTCGAAGGTCCGCGCGTCCGTACGCGTTGTCATCGGCGGGGCCCTCGCCCTCGCCGCGACATTCATCATCGGTAGCCTCCTGGGCTCCAGCGGAGTTGTCTGAACCACTCAAGGAGCGCCTTGGGTAGTCTGACGGTGATGACTGCTTTCGTTTCCATCCCTGGCGACCTCCAAGCACGCTACTCCCGCACCGCGGAGGGGCGGGCGTGGCTCTCGGCGCTGCCCGGGCTGATCAACAGCAGCTTGGAGCGTTGGCATCTGTCCCTTGATCTGGAACCAGGGGCGCAACCATGGAATGGCCATAGCGGGATCGTCATTCCGGTTCTCTACAACGGCGCCCGTTCGGTCCTCAAGATAGCGTTCCCGCACCCGGAAGCCCTCGTCGAGCGGCACGCGCTGGCCCTCTGGGGCGGTACCGGTGCCGTGCGGATGCTCGACGCCGATGCCGCCTCCTGCGCGATGGTGCTGGAGCGGCTCGACGCCGTCAGTTGCTTGCACAGCGCGCCATTGGACGAAGCCCGCGACGTCTGGGGAACGCTCGTGAGAGAACTCAGCATCGAGCCGGACGAGCGCCCGGAATGGCAAGACTTTGAGCACATAGCGGCCCAGGCCGAGCGCTGGAGCGACGAGTTGCCCGCGGAGTGGGATCGCCTCGGTCAGCCTTTCCCCCGGTGGCTCCTGGAAGCCGCCTTGGAGGTGTGCCAGACCCGGGGCGCTGTTGGACGCCGCGCGGGCAAGGACGTCCTCGTGCATTGTGATCTGCACTTCATGAATATCCTCGCGCATCTCGACGGTGCCCAGCCGATCGGAGAACGTACCTACGTCGCTATCGATCCGCAGCCGATGATCGGGGAGGCGGAGTTCGCCGTGGCCCCGATCTTGTGGAACCGCATCCGCGATCTCTCCACGACGGCACCGGAACTTGCACTCCTCGAGCGCTGCTCGGATTTCAGCAGCGCAGCTGGCCTGGACGGCGAGGCAGCCCGCGAATGGGGCCTGGTCCGCGAGGTCGAAAACGCCCTGTGGTATGCAGGAAGACCACGGCATGAAGGCGATCTGGCCCGCTCCATGTGGGTGGCCAGCACTCTCGCAGGACGGCCCTTGGACGGCCTGCCCGCCGCGCACGAGTTGCCGGAACCGGGCCGGATCAGCTCCACCTAGGAGCTCGGGCGCCTATCGGGCGAAGTAGTCGTGCCACACATCAATGCCGAGCTTGATGATCAACGCGGCAACCACGATCAGGAACACCACGCGCACGAAGCGGCTGCCTTGCTTCACGGCAGTCCGGGCGCCGAGGTAGCCGCCAGCCATGTTGGACAAGCCCAGGATGAGGCCTAAGCCCCACAGCAGCGATCCGTGAGGCAGGAAGAACAGGAGCGCCCCGGCGTTCGTGGCCATGTTGACGATCTTCGCTTTGGCGCTCGCCTCGAGGAAGGCATAGCCCATGGCGGAGACCAAGGCGATCACGAGGAACGAGCCGGTCCCGGGGCCGATCAGACCGTCGTAGAATCCGATCACGGCACCTATGGCGCAGGCCACGACGTAGTGCCTGTGGCCGTAGTGGCGCAGGGCGGTCAACTCACCGGCGTTGGGCCGCAGTGCCGTGAACAGCGCGACGGCGATCAGCGCCACGACGATGATGGGTTTGAAGACGCTCGCGGGAAGATTGGCGGCAAGGATGGCTCCGCCGAAGCTTCCGGCCAAGGCAATCACCGCCATCGGTATGGCGGTCTTGAGGTCGGGTCCCACGCGCCGGTAGTACGTGGTGGCGCTGGTTGTTGTCCCGAAGATCGAGCCCATCTTGTTGGTGGCCAGCGCCTGGACCGGGGTGATCCCCGGAACCAGGAGCAAGGCGGGGAGCTGGATCAGTCCCCCGCCACCCACCACCGCGTCAACCCAGCCGGCCCCGAATCCTGCCACCACGATCATGATGAGCGTGCCGAGCTGGATAGATTCGAAGCCGGAGATCACTTCTGGCGTACGGCGTTGACCACGTAATCGGCGGCCTTCTCGACAGCCACGTTTTCGGCCTGGCCGCTACGGCGGTCCTTGATCTCCACGACGCCGTCCACCAAGCCGCGTCCAACCGCCACGATGGTGGGGACGCCCACGAGTTCGGCGTCACCGAACTTCACGCCCGGGGAAACCTTGGGACGGTCGTCGTAAATCACGTCGAGGCCGGCGGCCTCGAGTTCCGCCGAGAGTTTCTCCGCCGCCGCGAAGATTTCCTCGCCGCGTCCGACGGCGACCACATGGACGTCCGCCGGGGCCACGGAGCGCGGCCAGATCAAGCCACGGTCGTCGTTGTTGGCTTCGGCCAGGGCGGCCACGGCACGTGTCACGCCGACACC is part of the Arthrobacter methylotrophus genome and harbors:
- a CDS encoding nucleoside deaminase is translated as MVAPDPAQSPEAYLEHAVRLAVQNVADGGGPFGAVVVTPDGRLHDGVNRVTRDNDPTAHAEVVAIRRAAWELKSFDLSGSVLYASCEPCPLCLSAALWGRISRVYFAADRRGAAAAGFDDAVFYEYFDGTRPELLPIQHTKVAASEAPFDAWRENKNRTAY
- a CDS encoding pyridoxal phosphate-dependent aminotransferase, translated to MPELAAHIRAVPVNQIREITEAAWGTPGAIILSIGEPGFALPRHILEAGIACLDRDETNYTPNAGIPALREAFAERFRAHNQVDIGAERVYVVDGAQQGLHFAMSLLLSPGDEILIPNPGYPTFAMTSHLLQAVPVRYPLYPEHEFQPRIEDIEVLVTPRTKVLVLNSPSNPLGAVIGEEATRQLVELAVKHDLWIISDECYEAFTFDVPHTSPARFDSTVPGEARVFTSLTLSKTYGLTGLRIGALICPPGLERKMNNVMEAIVSCVASPSQYAAVAALTGPQDYVDTARKHYRSNRDAASAVLAKKGIPFLGAQGAFYLWADVSHVSGGNVRAWVRRFLAESGVAVAPGTAFGSIGEGWIRIALCGDHQQLLDGVGRLPERP
- a CDS encoding YlxR family protein; translated protein: MRTCIGCRKQGKRSELIRLVAEGGGSPVVLVDERRRMAGRGAWLHPSSSCLTLASKRRAFARALAGASEATAVERYLATVIPPADTHHVEAGKPSKSESGLEN
- the rbfA gene encoding 30S ribosome-binding factor RbfA; this encodes MADPARAAKLAQRIKVVVAEALGRRIKDPRVEGITITDARVTNDLQHATVYYTVFGDEIAQADAARALEKAKGVLRQEVGRNITVRLTPTLEFVADLIPVNASNLEALLRTAKERDAEVAALAAGAKHAGDADPYKSDATQDADIDEDDFDEEDIDLRADEDIDEDGGK
- the infB gene encoding translation initiation factor IF-2, giving the protein MAKVRVHELAKELGITSKDAVTKLQELGEFVRSASSTIEAPVVKKLRDAYPGAGAAKAAAPAAPRAAAPAAPAAPRAAAPAAPAASRPAAPAAPKAPVPAPKAEAPAPAAPVAPAATASPFSAKPGARPAPKAEAPAPARPGSQAPRAGGPRPGNNPFATSQGMPRGRGDGERPPRPGNNPFATSQGMPRSGGRTDGERPGGPRPAAGAGGPRPAAGAGGPRPAAGSGGPRPGAPRPGAPRPGAPRPAGGPAGNRPSPGMMPNRTERPAPGGAGRPGGAGRPGGGGPGRPGGAPGAGTGGGAPAGGGFGKGGRGRGGTQGAFGKGGAGRGKQRKSKRAKRQELEQMSAPSLGGVSVPRGDGNTVVRLRRGSSITDFADKIEANPAALVTVLFHLGEMATATQSLDEDTFGLLGAELGYKVQVVSPEDEERELLDSFDIDLDAELEAEGDDVLEARPPVVTVMGHVDHGKTRLLDAIRKTNVVAGEHGGITQHIGAYQISHIHEGTPRDITFIDTPGHEAFTAMRARGAKVTDIAILVVAADDGVMPQTVEALNHAQAANVPIVVAVNKIDKDGANPDKVKGQLTEYGLVPEEYGGDTMFVEVSARQNINIDELIDAVLLTADAALDLRANPDKDARGIAIEANLDKGRGAVATVLVQSGTLAVGDTIVAGTAHGRVRAMFDEDGNALDIALPSRPVQVLGLSNVPRAGDTFLVTSDERTARQIAEKREAADRNAALAKRRKRISLEDFDKAVADGKIDTLNLILKGDVSGAVEALEDALLKIDVGTDVQLRVIHRGVGAITQNDVNLATVDNAIIIGFNVKPAERVADLADREGVDMRFYSVIYSAIDDIELALKGMLKPEYEEVQLGTAEVREVFRSSKFGNIAGSIVRSGIIRRNTKARVSRDGKIIGDNLTVETLKRFKDDATEVRTDFECGIGLGSYNDINEGDIIETFEMREKPRV
- the truB gene encoding tRNA pseudouridine(55) synthase TruB: MLSGLVIVDKPQGWTSHDVVGRMRRLAGTRKVGHAGTLDPMATGVLVLGINKATRLLTYIVGTSKTYSATIRLGESTITDDAEGDITESRNASAVTDEAIRAGVAQLSGEIQQVPSSVSAIKVNGERSYARVRSGEEVKLAARPVTIHRFEIHAIRGVDGGRVVDVDVTVECSSGTYIRALARDLGEALGVGGHLTALRRTRVGPYSLEQARTLEQLAEELEVLDMSAAARALMPNRELSDAETTEISFGRRIAAGPATGTAEAATAENPAAAFSPAGELVALLADAGSFAKPVLVFAPDSEKRAQ